Within Xanthomonas theicola, the genomic segment GCACATTGCCGTTGCTTCGCTGGACATCGGTAATGCACCTGAACCATCAGCGTAGTCGAGCGCGCAGATATCCTTCGACGTCGACCGTCTCAAATCCATGACGAGCGTTGTAGGTGTTCGACTTCTCCCACCACATACCATCCCCCTGAGCGAACGCTGCGCGGTAGCGGGACATGACGTCACCAGGGGCCGCGGCTAGATCGGCGCGCAGCTTGTCGAGAGTCCATTCCGTCTTGTCGAACTGGACACCGGTGACTCGCTGGACCACTTGCGCGAGCTGTCCATAGGAGATGGTGTCGCCCGCGATATAGACGACCTGATCGACGATGCGCGGTTCGGCAAGCAGGATGTCGGTGGTGAGCTTTCCGATATCGTCTGGCGTCGTGACCGTGACCTTCGTCCCCCAACTGCCGAGCCCGTGGACCGTCCGGCGTTCGAGGTCAACGACGTCGAACGCCGGCTCGAACAGGAAGCTGGTGAACATGCCGGTCGAGACAATCACCCATTCGGTACTGGTCTGGCCGCGCAACAGTTCACGGACCTCGTACTGCTCATCGAACACAGGCTGTCCGCTGCCGCGCCCCACGACGTCGTAATCGACTCCGAACTGCCATGGAAAGTACCGCTTGACGCCTGCGGCGAACACCGCGCGGGTGATCTTCAACTGGGTGCCCGGTCCGGCCACGAAGCCGGTGCAGTTCACCACCGTCTTGAAGCGCTTGAACAGGTCGGTCAGCGTCTGCGCGTCCGACGCCAGATCCAGACCGAGGACTTCAAGACCCAACTCGCGCAGCGCGGCGAGGGTCGCTGCGTCCTGTGTAGAGGGACTATCCACGGTTTGTGGCGCAACCAGCACCGTCAGTCGCTCATTCGCCGACCGCAGACGCGGAGCAAGCGCCTGTACGACCGCCATTCCCAGTTGCCCGGCGCCCATCACCAGGATGTCGCTTAAATCCACTTCGGTTGTGTTCACTTCGGTATCCTTTTCTATGAATGTGTTCAGAGCGTGAGCTCGGCGAAGCTTCCGCAAAAGCTGTCAGGCAGCTTGGTTGATGACGTTGATCTGGCAGAATTCGGCCAGGCCAAGCGCTGTCCACTCGACCCCGAGGCCGGACTGCTTCGCACCCGCTAGGGGAGCCTCCGGGCCAAAATTCAGGTGCTGATTCACCCAGACGGTGCCCGACTGCATGCGCCCTGCCAACTCCCTCGCGCGGGCGGCATCGCCCGACCACACAGAGCCTCCCAGGCCGAAGTCGCTGGCGTTAGGGATAGTCTGATCAACGCGGTCGGAGGATGAGGCAAGCCATATCGACCACGCCCACGGCGCTCAGACCCTCGGTTTTTCGCCGTTTCCGGCGCATTTCCGGGGTATTTCCCGGATTACAGGCACACCCTCCCCACGACAGGCAGCAACTGCTTTCGCTTCAGCCACAGGTTCGACAGCGCAAACAGCGTCAGCACTTGCGCCGTGTTCTTCGCCAGGCCGCGATAGCGCACCTTGACGTAGCCAAACTGGCGCTTGATCACCCGGAACGGATGCTCCACCTTCGCCCTCAGGCTGGCCTTGGCGTGCTCCCAGCGCTGTGCCCACTTCAATTCGCGCTTGCTCTTGATCTGCTTCAGCTTCGAGGGCTTCTCCGCGATCAGATAGCGCAGCTTGCGCTTGCTCGCCATCTCCTCGCGCTTGGCCAGCCCGGTGTAGCCGCTGTCGCCGCATACCGTGTCTTCCTTGCCGTGCAGCAGCTTGTGCGCCTGGGTGATATCTGCGGCGTTGGCCGCCGTGCATTCCAAGTGGTGCACCAGCCCGGACTCATCGTCCACGCCGATGTGCGCTTTCATCCCGAAGTAGTACTGATTGCCCTTCTTGGTCTGGTGCATTTCCGGGTCGCGCTCGCCGTTCTTGTTCTTGGTCGAGCTGGGCGCGGCAATGATCGTGGCGTCCACGATGGTGCCGCCGCGCAGGCTCTGGCCCTTGCGCGATAGGTGCGCGTTGACCCGGTTGAACAGCGTGCGCGCCAGATCGTGCGTCTCCAGCAACCGGCGGAAGTTGAGGATCGTGGTCTCGTCCGGCACCTCATCCAACCCGCCGATCCTGGCGAAACGGCGCATCGACGCCGTGTCGTACAAGGCTTCTTCCGCGCCCGGGTCGCTCAGTGCGTACCACTGCTGCAGAAAGTGGATGCGCAGCATTGTCTCCAGCGGGTACGGCTGACGGCCCGGATGGCCCGACTTCGGATAGTGCGGCGCGATCAGCGCCAGCAGGTCTTTCCACGGCACCACCTGATCCATCTCGGCCAGCAACCTTTCGCGCCGCGTCTGCTTGCGCTTGCCGTTGTACTCCGCGTCGCCGAAAGACAATTGCATCGTCGTTGTCCTGTTGGGCTTTGTACGATTGTCGCAGGATCAGAGGGAGTTGTTCAGACCATCCTTAGTACGGCCGAGGGCGTCCTCGCCATCCTTGACCCGGACGATAGGCAGGATCGGCGAGAACTGCTCCTCGGTCACGAGCGCGCTGGTGTCGTCGATGTCACCGACAACTGTCGGATTGATGAAGTACCCGACCTGTTCTCGGACGGTGCCTCCCGCAATGATTCGTCCGTCCCTACGCGCCACTTCGAGATAGTGCTTCGCCTTCTCGAACTGCTGCCGATTCTGTAGTGGGCCGATACGCGTGTCCGGATTGTTCCCCGGTCCCACGATGGCCTCGCGCGCGTGCTGGGCCAGCGACTCGCAAAACTCGTCGTAGATGGCATCGGCGACGTACACGCGCTTGATCGCAAGGCATGCCTGGCCGCTATTGAAGAAAGCGGCATCGAAGATGCGCTTCGCGGTTTCCTGAACGTCGACATCGTCGAGGACGATCGCCGCATCGTTGCCACCCAGTTCTAGCGTGAGGCGTTTCAGGGTGGCGGCAGCGCTCGCCATGATCTTGCGTCCGGTGCTCGTAGATCCGGTAAAGGTCACCTTGGCCACGTCGGGATGCGAAGTGAGTAGGTCGCCCAAGTCGTTCTGGTCCGTGATGACATTGAGGACGCCAGGAGGAAGAATCGACGCCGCGATCTCGCCGAGCATGAGCGTGAGAATCGGCGTGGTGGGTGCTGGCTTCATGACCACCGTATTCCCGGCCAGCAGCGCCGGCGCGATCTTGGCGGCAGGGATCAACAGCGGAAAGTTCCACGGGCTGATACCCACAACCACACCCAGAGCTCGGTGCCGCAGTTCAACCTTGCCACTGGTTGGCATCGGGATGATCTGGTCCGGCAGCTCCAACCGGGCGAAGTGCCGGATGAACGCGATCGAGTAGGTCGTCTCGTCGACCGCCTCCAGGCGCGGCTTGCCCTGTTCGGCGACCATCGCTTCGACGAAGTCCTCACTGCGGGCCTCCACGCGGTCTGCAATCGCTTCCAGCATGGCCGCTCTAGGAGCCCAGCCGAGTGCTTCCCAACCAGGCTGAGCTCTCTTCGCGGCCTGGATCGCCGTCTCCGCTTGTTGCCGCGACGCGCACGCCACGGTCGCGAAGACTTGGCCGGTAGCCGGATTGATCACATCGAGCGTCCGTTCCCCATCGACGAGTACGCCATCGATGGTCAGTTTTGATCCGTATTTCATGGGTAGGGTCCAGTGGATAAGACATGTTTCCGGTTTTGCCGGAAAACGGCGGAAGTTCGGTCGATCATTCTTGGGTGGCGAGACCGCTGCCGTGCTCACGGATGATCCGCCAGCCTTCTGAGGTGCGCCGCCAGACGAGGCTGGACAGCGTGTGCGCCTTGCCGCTGACGCCTTCGCTGGTCGCATAAGACGTCACGAACTGCACACTCATGACGGCAAGGTCGCCGGACACCAGGGTGCTGGGGCTGCCGACGATGACATTCGAGAGGTACTGCATCGAGGGTATGCGCTCGTCCCAGATTGCCGCATAGCGGGCGACCTGGGTACTGACGCGCCGCTCGGGGTCGAAGTCGTCGAAGAATTGCGTCCCGTTGGGCGACCAGTCGTAGAACCGCTGGAGCCGTCGTCGGAAATCGAAAGGCTCTTCTGGTAAATGGTGCCAGCCAACCTCTACCCATTGCTGGGCCAGGGCGTTCAAAGCCTGGACGTCATCTCCCTCGGAGTCACTTCCGGTCGCGAGAGTCTGCGTGTGCATGTCACTGTTCCTTTGCAAGAGAAGGATAGGACGCCTTTGGCTGGTGGCCTTCATCCCCACCAAGCCAACCGAAGCGCGTCCTAAGTTCGTATTCGCAAGTCTCCGCCAGCAGAGCGGATTGATACAGACGCCAAGTTGATTTTTTGTATTAGCAAATATGGAATAATTGATCTGAAAGCTGGCATGTTTCATCGCCTTGTTAGGCATAGTCAGCTAGACTACGGACCGAGTATTCTGGAATGGCGAATAATTTCTGCGTAGCAACGGGTTCATGCGGGCTGGTCTTTTCACTCTTCTTAGGGATGGTCTGAACAACTCCCTCTGATCCTGCGACAATCGTACAAAGCCCAACAGGACAACGACGATGCAATTGTCTTTCGGCGACGCGGAGTACAACGGCAAGCGCAAGCAGACGCGGCGCGAAAGGTTGCTGGCCGAGATGGATCAGGTGGTGCCGTGGAAAGACCTGCTGGCGCTGATCGCGCCGCACTATCCGAAGTCGGGCCATCCGGGCCGTCAGCCGTACCCGCTGGAGACAATGCTGCGCATCCACTTTCTGCAGCAGTGGTACGCACTGAGCGACCCGGGCGCGGAAGAAGCCTTGTACGACACGGCGTCGATGCGCCGTTTCGCCAGGATCGGCGGGTTGGATGAGGTGCCGGACGAGACCACGATCCTCAACTTCCGCCGGTTGCTGGAGACGCACGATCTGGCGCGCACGCTGTTCAACCGGGTCAACGCGCACCTATCGCGCAAGGGCCAGAGCCTGCGCGGCGGCACCATCGTGGACGCCACGATCATTGCCGCGCCCAGCTCGACCAAGAACAAGAACGGCGAGCGCGACCCGGAAATGCACCAGACCAAGAAGGGCAATCAGTACTACTTCGGGATGAAAGCGCACATCGGCGTGGACGATGAGTCCGGGCTGGTGCACCACTTGGAATGCACGGCGGCCAACGCCGCAGATATCACCCAGGCGCACAAGCTGCTGCACGGCAAGGAAGACACGGTATGCGGCGACAGCGGCTACACCGGGCTGGCCAAGCGCGAGGAGATGGCGAGCAAGCGCAAGCTGCGCTATCTGATCGCGGAGAAGCCCTCGAAGCTGAAGCAGATCAAGAGCAAGCGCGAATTGAAGTGGGCACAGCGCTGGGAGCACGCCAAGGCCAGCCTGAGGGCGAAGGTGGAGCATCCGTTCCGGGTGATCAAGCGCCAGTTTGGCTACGTCAAGGTGCGCTATCGCGGCCTGGCGAAGAACACGGCGCAAGTGCTGACGCTGTTTGCGCTGTCGAACCTGTGGCTGAAGCGAAAGCAGTTGCTGCCTGTCGTGGGGAGGGTGTGCCTGTAATCCGGGAAATACCCCGGAAATGCGCCGGAAACGGCGAAAAACCGAGGGTCTGAGCGCCGTGGGCGTGGTCGATATGGCTTGCCTCATCCTCCGACCGCGTTGATCAGACTATCCTTAGCGCGGTTCAAGGCCATAAATACTCCCCTTCAGACATTGAATGACGGCACCCTCATCCCCGGGTTAGGATATGGGCTATGGCAGGTGGACCCGGAAGCCAGCGCCTCCCTGGTCGCCCATGCCTTGCGTACAGGTTATCGGCTGATCGAGACGGCCGAGGCTTACCACAACAAGGAAAACGCGTCTTGCGTCATTTAAGGATGGTCTGAACAACTCCCTCTGATCCTGCGACAATCGTACAAAGCCCAACAGGACAACGACGATGCAATTGTCTTTCGGCGACGCGGAGTACAACGGCAAGCGCAAGCAGACGCGGCGCGAAAGGTTGCTGGCCGAGATGGATCAGGTGGTGCCGTGGAAAGACCTGCTGGCGCTGATCGCGCCGCACTATCCGAAGTCGGGCCATCCGGGCCGTCAGCCGTACCCGCTGGAGACAATGCTGCGCATCCACTTTCTGCAGCAGTGGTACGCACTGAGCGACCCGGGCGCGGAAGAAGCCTTGTACGACACGGCGTCGATGCGCCGTTTCGCCAGGATCGGCGGGTTGGATGAGGTGCCGGACGAGACCACGATCCTCAACTTCCGCCGGTTGCTGGAGACGCACGATCTGGCGCGCACGCTGTTCAACCGGGTCAACGCGCACCTATCGCGCAAGGGCCAGAGCCTGCGCGGCGGCACCATCGTGGACGCCACGATCATTGCCGCGCCCAGCTCGACCAAGAACAAGAACGGCGAGCGCGACCCGGAAATGCACCAGACCAAGAAGGGCAATCAGTACTACTTCGGGATGAAAGCGCACATCGGCGTGGACGATGAGTCCGGGCTGGTGCACCACTTGGAATGCACGGCGGCCAACGCCGCAGATATCACCCAGGCGCACAAGCTGCTGCACGGCAAGGAAGACACGGTATGCGGCGACAGCGGCTACACCGGGCTGGCCAAGCGCGAGGAGATGGCGAGCAAGCGCAAGCTGCGCTATCTGATCGCGGAGAAGCCCTCGAAGCTGAAGCAGATCAAGAGCAAGCGCGAATTGAAGTGGGCACAGCGCTGGGAGCACGCCAAGGCCAGCCTGAGGGCGAAGGTGGAGCATCCGTTCCGGGTGATCAAGCGCCAGTTTGGCTACGTCAAGGTGCGCTATCGCGGCCTGGCGAAGAACACGGCGCAAGTGCTGACGCTGTTTGCGCTGTCGAACCTGTGGCTGAAGCGAAAGCAGTTGCTGCCTGTCGTGGGGAGGGTGTGCCTGTAATCCGGGAAATACCCCGGAAATGCGCCGGAAACGGCGAAAAACCGAGGGTCTGAGCGCCGTGGGCGTGGTCGATATGGCTTGCCTCATCCTCCGACCGCGTTGATCAGACTATCCTTAAACGAGCAAGCCGGTATTGCCATGCAATCATGGAGTCCGCTGGGGCTACGGAAAGACCGCAAGACGTCCCCACTGGAGACGTCTTAGTACGGGAAATGGCGAAAAAATACGGTAAATTTCCTGCTCAGATCATCTTGCAATGGCACCTGGAGAACGAACTTCCGGTCATCTCGAAGTCGTCCCGTCCATCACGTATCGAGGAGAACTTTCAGCTTTTCGATTTCTTGCTGGATCTGGACCTTGCTCGTATGACGCAACTGGATCGCCCCGAGGGGCGTTTGGGGCCAGACCCGGAGACTGCCGAGTTTTAGTCGCTTTCGCTTCGTCTTGCTTGCAAGACGAAGCCCGAACAGAGGTGTGTTGGAATGGACCGACTTCAGGCTATGCAGGTTTTCGCACGTGTCGTCGAAGCGCATAATTTCAGTAAGGCGGCCGATAGCCTAGCCATGCCTGCATCGTCGGTGACACGCGCCATCAAAGAATTGGAGACTTATCTTGGCGTCAGGCTCCTCCAACGCACAACCAGGCATATCAGCCTGACACCCGATGGCAGTCTTTACTATGACCATTGCCGCCGTTTGCTGGCGGAAATAGAAGCCGTCGAGTCCTCGTTCCCCGGCAGTGACGGGCGACCTCGCGGCAAGCTGCGCGTCGATATGACATCTTCGTTCGCTCGCATGTTCGTATTGCCCGCCGTCAAGAAATTCCAGACGGATTATCCCGACGTCGAACTGACGCTAACGTTGGGCGATCGAACGATTGATCTCGTTCAGGAGGGTGTCGATTGTGTGATCCGATCCGGTGTTCCGCAGGATTCCGCCACTCTTATTGCTCGGCGTATTGCCGGGTTTGAGTGGGTTACTTGCGCCTCGCCAAGCTATATCGAGGAATATGGTGAGCCGAAGTCGTTGAGCGATCTGCAGAACCACCAGGCAGTGGGTTTTCTATCGAATCGAAACAGTCGAAACACGCATTGGAGCTTCGTTATCGACGGCGAGGAACATGCGGCTCACGTTCAAGAGCGCATTACCGTCAACGATACGGACGCCTATGTCTCCAGTGGACTGGAAGGCCTGGGTCTGATTCGAGCCGCCAGCTACATGGTGATTCCTTACCTGCGCAGCGGCCAGCTACGCCAGGTGCTGCCCGACCTCAAGGCTCCGACCGTCCCCCTGTCGGTCATGTACCCGAGAAACCGCCATCTTTCCCCGACGGTTCGCGCTTTCACGGATTGGATAGCACAACTGATCCGCGAGATGGAACCTCAGTGGACATTTCAGCCTTAGATAACACCTGCGGTTAAGCAATAGATGAGCTACGCTGCCGCCCAATTTTCCATGATGCCCCGCCGCCGCGCACCGTCGCGGCGAGCTGCTGCCCTAGCCGCTGTTCGATCACCGGCCGCCACGGCACCAAGCTGAATCCCAGGCCGTCATCGAGCATCGCGTAGCGACCGCTGGCGAGCATGATGCTGCGCCGGCAGATGCGGGCCACGCGCTGCCCGTCGGCCACGGGCCGATGCTCCAGTCCGGTGTCGGCGGCAACGTCCTTGGCGGCTTGCGCCAGCTCCCGGTTGCGTAGCGTTCCCAACAGGTTTCGGGCGAGCATTACGCGCTGCCCGCGCCGCTCGGCCAGCCCTTGTTCGGTCAGGAAGTCGGCGCGCTGCTGCAAAGCGTCCTTGGCCTCGCCTCCAAAGCCCTGGTCGCCCAGCCCCTTGCCGCCACCGATCAACTGCTGATCCAGCCAGGTCGCACCGATCACGCGGGCCTGCCGCTCGATGGGCAGATACGATTTCAGTTCCACCGCCACGCCGCCCAGCCGCTGCGCGTCGTACTGGCGGCCACGCTCGGCGAGGTCGTCAGGCACCTTCCATAGCCCTTCGGCCACGCGCTCCACGATGCCGACGCGGCGCAGGGCTTCCGCCGGCGAACGTGGGCCGCAACGACTTCCGGCGGGTCGCGGCCGGACGTGGCTCGGCCTTGCTCGATCGCCAGGTGATGGTCGGTGCGGTACAGGCCATCGCTCGTCAGCGCGGCGATGTTCTTGTCGGCCGCCCGTACCTCGGCAGTGACGTCCCCCCGCCCTGAGTAGCGGTCGGGTTTAGAGGCGCCCTTGGGTCGGTCCTCGTTGTATCCGCGTCGCCAGCGTTCGATCTCAGTGCGCGCATGCAGCAGGGTTGGGAACCAGTGCTCGTTGAGACATTCGTCGCGTAGTCGGCCGTTGAACGATTCGACGTAAGCGTTCTGGTTGGCAATCGTCACCGCCACAGCGCCCCCCCGGCTTGCTTTCTCCAGGCTCTTATGTGGCTCCCAGCCCACAACGCCGTATCCCCTGCAAGCGGCACTAAACAGAGCTAACCTATTGCCCCATATATGGTATTGCCCCGTATATGGTTTCAAGCCTCGCGTGATTTGCACGAA encodes:
- a CDS encoding aromatic alcohol reductase; the protein is MNTTEVDLSDILVMGAGQLGMAVVQALAPRLRSANERLTVLVAPQTVDSPSTQDAATLAALRELGLEVLGLDLASDAQTLTDLFKRFKTVVNCTGFVAGPGTQLKITRAVFAAGVKRYFPWQFGVDYDVVGRGSGQPVFDEQYEVRELLRGQTSTEWVIVSTGMFTSFLFEPAFDVVDLERRTVHGLGSWGTKVTVTTPDDIGKLTTDILLAEPRIVDQVVYIAGDTISYGQLAQVVQRVTGVQFDKTEWTLDKLRADLAAAPGDVMSRYRAAFAQGDGMWWEKSNTYNARHGFETVDVEGYLRARLR
- a CDS encoding aldehyde dehydrogenase family protein → MWSGDAARARELAGRMQSGTVWVNQHLNFGPEAPLAGAKQSGLGVEWTALGLAEFCQINVINQAA
- a CDS encoding IS5 family transposase, encoding MQLSFGDAEYNGKRKQTRRERLLAEMDQVVPWKDLLALIAPHYPKSGHPGRQPYPLETMLRIHFLQQWYALSDPGAEEALYDTASMRRFARIGGLDEVPDETTILNFRRLLETHDLARTLFNRVNAHLSRKGQSLRGGTIVDATIIAAPSSTKNKNGERDPEMHQTKKGNQYYFGMKAHIGVDDESGLVHHLECTAANAADITQAHKLLHGKEDTVCGDSGYTGLAKREEMASKRKLRYLIAEKPSKLKQIKSKRELKWAQRWEHAKASLRAKVEHPFRVIKRQFGYVKVRYRGLAKNTAQVLTLFALSNLWLKRKQLLPVVGRVCL
- a CDS encoding aldehyde dehydrogenase family protein; translated protein: MKYGSKLTIDGVLVDGERTLDVINPATGQVFATVACASRQQAETAIQAAKRAQPGWEALGWAPRAAMLEAIADRVEARSEDFVEAMVAEQGKPRLEAVDETTYSIAFIRHFARLELPDQIIPMPTSGKVELRHRALGVVVGISPWNFPLLIPAAKIAPALLAGNTVVMKPAPTTPILTLMLGEIAASILPPGVLNVITDQNDLGDLLTSHPDVAKVTFTGSTSTGRKIMASAAATLKRLTLELGGNDAAIVLDDVDVQETAKRIFDAAFFNSGQACLAIKRVYVADAIYDEFCESLAQHAREAIVGPGNNPDTRIGPLQNRQQFEKAKHYLEVARRDGRIIAGGTVREQVGYFINPTVVGDIDDTSALVTEEQFSPILPIVRVKDGEDALGRTKDGLNNSL
- a CDS encoding nuclear transport factor 2 family protein, coding for MHTQTLATGSDSEGDDVQALNALAQQWVEVGWHHLPEEPFDFRRRLQRFYDWSPNGTQFFDDFDPERRVSTQVARYAAIWDERIPSMQYLSNVIVGSPSTLVSGDLAVMSVQFVTSYATSEGVSGKAHTLSSLVWRRTSEGWRIIREHGSGLATQE
- a CDS encoding aldo/keto reductase — its product is MAKKYGKFPAQIILQWHLENELPVISKSSRPSRIEENFQLFDFLLDLDLARMTQLDRPEGRLGPDPETAEF
- a CDS encoding LysR family transcriptional regulator, with translation MDRLQAMQVFARVVEAHNFSKAADSLAMPASSVTRAIKELETYLGVRLLQRTTRHISLTPDGSLYYDHCRRLLAEIEAVESSFPGSDGRPRGKLRVDMTSSFARMFVLPAVKKFQTDYPDVELTLTLGDRTIDLVQEGVDCVIRSGVPQDSATLIARRIAGFEWVTCASPSYIEEYGEPKSLSDLQNHQAVGFLSNRNSRNTHWSFVIDGEEHAAHVQERITVNDTDAYVSSGLEGLGLIRAASYMVIPYLRSGQLRQVLPDLKAPTVPLSVMYPRNRHLSPTVRAFTDWIAQLIREMEPQWTFQP
- a CDS encoding DUF3363 domain-containing protein, whose amino-acid sequence is MPDDLAERGRQYDAQRLGGVAVELKSYLPIERQARVIGATWLDQQLIGGGKGLGDQGFGGEAKDALQQRADFLTEQGLAERRGQRVMLARNLLGTLRNRELAQAAKDVAADTGLEHRPVADGQRVARICRRSIMLASGRYAMLDDGLGFSLVPWRPVIEQRLGQQLAATVRGGGASWKIGRQRSSSIA